Sequence from the Agrococcus sp. SL85 genome:
GCGCAGGCGCCACTGGGTCACGGCGATGAACACGTAGACGAACAGCGCCACGAGGCCCGTGGAGTTCATGATGAACTCGTAGATGCCCGAGCCCGGCGCCAGGAAGTTCACGACGGTGGCGACGAGGCCGCCGACGGTGGAGGCGACGACCGCGAGCACGGGCACGCCGCGGCTGCTGCGCTTCGCGACCGCCCTGGGGGCGAGCCGCTGCTCGGCGAGCGCCGCGAACATGCGCGAGGCCGAGTACGTGCCCGAGTTCAGCACCGAGATGACCGCGGTGAAGATGACGAGCGACATGATCGTCTCGGCGCCAGGCACGCCGAAGAGGTCGAAGACGTAGCTGAAGGGCGCGATAACGTCCGGCGAGGGCAGCTCGTCCCACGGCACGATCGTCACGATGATGAGCACCGCGCCGACGTAGAAGAGCATGACGCGCCAGATGACGGTGTGCGCCGCCTGCTTGACGCCCTTGGCGGGGTCCTCCGACTCGGCCGCGGCCATGACGGCGATCTCGGTGCCGAAGTAGGAGAAGAGCACGAGCGCGACGCTCGAGAGGACGACGCCGAAGCCGTTCGGCATGAAGCCGCCGTGCGACCAGAGGTTGTCGACCGAGAGCGTCGCGTCGGGCCACAGGCCCAGCACGAAGAGCACGCCGGCGGCGAGGAAGACGACGATCGCGACGACCTTGATGCTCGCGAGCCAGAACTCCGTCTCGCCGAACGAGCGCAGCGAGATGAGGTTCGTGGTGACGAAGATGGCGAGCAGGATGAGCGAACCCGCCCAGGCGGGCAGCGCCGGGAACCAGCTGTTCAGCATCCCGCCGCCGACGACCGCCTCGTAGGCGATGACGCCCACCCAGAAGTACCAGTAGAGCCAGCCGACGACGTACGCGGCCCAGTTGCCGAGGCCGACGCGGGCGTACTCCATGAACGAGCCCACGGCGGGGCGCGCAGCCGCCATCTCGCCCAGCATGCGCATGGCGAGGAAGACCAGCAGGCCGCCGATGAGGTACGAGAGCGTCGCCGCGGGGCCCGTCGTCGCGATGATGTTGGCCGAGCCGACGAAGAGGCTCGCGCCGATGATGCCGCCGAGCGTGATCATCGTCACGTGGCGGGAGCGCAGCTTCTTGCCCGCGCCCGCCTCGGCGGCTGCGCCCTCGGCGGCCGCCCCCTGGGGCGGCTCGGTCGTGGCGGGGCGGTCGGCGCGGGCGCGGCGCCCGCCGATGCCGGGGATGCGTGCCATGGCAGCGCTCCTTCGTCCGTGGGTGCTGCCGCGCGGGCGTCGCGCGACGCCTGCCGACACTACGCGCCGGGCCATGCGCCCGCGCGCGGCGCCCGGGCGGCGCCCGCGACCGGTGGTCGTCGGGGATCGTGACGGATCGCGCCCCCGCCTACTGTGGTGCTGACGGATCCGCGCGGCCGCCGCGCCGCGCGTCAGGGCGCAGCCCGGATGGCCACGAGACGGAGGCGCGATGCTCGACCTGCACCGGCTGACGCTGCTGCGCGAGGTGTGGCTGCACGGCGGCATCACGGCCGCGGCGCGTGCGCTCTCCTACAGCCACTCGGCCATCTCGCAGCAGCTCGCGCAGCTCGAGCGCGAGACCGGCACGCAGCTGCTCGAGCGCGTCGGGCGCACCGCGCGCCTCACGCCCGTCGGGGTCGAGCTCGTGCGCAACACCGAGGCGATCCTCGCCGCGGTCGAGCGGGCGGAGGCCGACCTCGCGACCGCGCACGAGCGCGCGCAGGGCGTCGTGACGCTCGCGGCCTTCGCGTCGATCAGCCGCATCGCCCTGCCGGGGGTGCTCGCGCGCCTGCGCGAGGAGTACCCGGGCCTCGACGTGCGCATCCGCCTGTCGACGCCCGAGGAGGCCGCGGCGCAGCTCGTGAGCCACCAGGTCGACGCGGTGCTCACCGACGCCTTCCCCGGCACCGCCGACAGCCTGGGCTCGGGGGTGCGGTCGTGGCTGCTCGCCCGCGACCCCATCCGCTGCTACCTGCCCGAGGGCGTCGACCCGGGCGACCTCGAGCAGCTGCGCGCGGTGCCGTGGGTCATGGAGCCCGCCTCGGCCGCGTCGACCCAGTGGGCGCTGCGCGTGTGCCGCGAGCTGGGCGTCGAGCCGCGGATCGCGCACGAGTCGTCGGACGTGCTGTTCCACCTGCGGATGGTCGAGGGCGGCCTCGCCGCCGCCTTCCTGCCGGACACCGTCGTGCGGGAGGCCGGCGCCTCGCTGCGGCCGAGCGACGTGCTGCCCGCCGATCAGCACCGCAGCATCCTGTTCGTCGCGCGGGCGGGCGCCCATCGGCACCCCGCGCTCGAGGCGCTGCGGCACGCGGTGGAGCGCGAGCTCTAGCGTCAGGGAGCCTCCCGCTGATGCGTCAGCAGAAGCGACGAGCAACGGTCAGGAAGCGTCGCTTCCTCTGACGCGACGCGCGGCCTAGCGTGGCAGCCAGCGGTGCCTGGGCACCGCGACGCATCGTCACGAAGGAGTCTCCGATGACCGTCACCGACGCCACGCGCGCCGCCGCCCCCGGCCGCCTGCTCGACGCGCCCGCCCTGTGGCCCGCGCAGGCGCACACCCCGACGGTCATCGGCCGCCAGCTCGTCATCGAGCGCGGCGAGGGCGCCTACGTCGTCACCGCCGACGGCCGCCGCCTCTTCGACGGCACCGCGGGCCTCTGGCACGCCAACGTCGGCCACGCGCACCCCGAGCTCGCGCGCGCCGCGTTCGAGCAGATGCAGCGGCTCGAGACCTACCACCAGTTCGCGCGCTACACGAACGATCGCGCCCTCGCGCTCGGCGAGCGCCTCGCGGGCATCTCGCCCATCGCGCGGCCCAAGGTGCTGCTGAGCTCGGGCGGCTCGGACGCCGTCGACCTCGCGTGCAAGATCGCGCGCCGCCACTGGCAGCGCGAGGGACGCTCCGAGAAGACCGTCATCCTCAGCCGCGAGTTCTCGTACCACGGCCTCCACGCCTACGGCACGAGCATCGCCGGCCTCGACTTCAACCGCGAGGGCTACGGCACCGACTCCCTCGTGCCCGAGACCGCGCGCGTGCCGCTGCACGACCTCGACGCGCTCGAGGCGACGATCGCCGAGATCGGCGCCGAGCGCATCGCCGCCTTCGTCACCGAGCCCGTGCAGGGCACGGGCGGCGTCAACCCGCCGCGACCGGGCTACTTCGAGCGCCTCCAGCGCATCCTCCGCGAGCACGACATCCTGCTCGTGCTCGACGAGGTCATCACGGGCTTCGGCCGCACCGGCACGATGTTCGCCGCCGAGCGCTACGGCATCGAGCCCGACCTGCTCACCTTCGCGAAGGGCGTCACCTCCGGCTACGCGCCGCTCGGCGGCGTGCTCGCCGCGCCCCGCATCTGGGAGCCCTTCTTCATCGACGCGGCCGAGACGCCCGTGCTGCGCTGGGGCGCCACGTACTCCGGGCACGCGACGGCCTCGGCGGTCGCGCTCGCGCACCTCGACATCCTCGAGCGCGACGCGCTCGTGCCGCGCGTCGCCGCGCTCGAGCGCGTGCTCGAGCTCGAGCTCGCGGGCCTCGCCGCGCGCCGCCCCGAGGTCGTGGAGGTGCGCTCGGCCGGGCTCCTCGGCGGCGTCTCGCTCGTCGACGGGCTGCCCGCCGAGCGCGTGACCGACGCGCTCGTCGAGCTGGGCTTCATCTCGCGGCCGCTGCGAGGCAACACGCTGCAGCTCAGCCCGCCCTTCATCGTCGACGACGCCGAGATCGTCTCGTTCGTCGCCGCCATCGAGCACGCGATCGCCGAGGAGGCCGCACGATGACCACGACCGCCCCGCAGCAGGCGCTCGTCGCCGCCGATCCCGAGCGCGTCGCGAACGCCGATCGCACGATCGCACGCATGGCGCTCCCCGCCGAGGGCCTCGCCGTCGAGGACCCCTCGACGGGCGAGCGGATCGCGACGATCGTCGACGTCGACGTCGACGGAGCGCTCGAGGCCGTCGCCGTCGCCGACGCCGCTGGCCGCGCCTGGGCCCGCACGACCCCGCGGCAGCGCGCCGACGTGCTCCACGCCTGGTACGCGATGCTCATCGACCGCGCCGACGAGCTCGCGCACCTCATCGTGCGCGAGATGGGCAAGCCGCTCGCCGAGGCGCGCGCCGAGGTGCAGTACGCCGCCGACTTCGTGCGCTGGTACGCCGAGGAGGCCGTGCGGCCCCGGGGCGACTACCGCGACGCCCCCGGCGGCGGCGCCCAGATCGTGACCCGCCGCTCCCCCGTCGGCCTCTCGGTGCTCATCACGCCCTGGAACTTCCCGCTCGCGATGGCCACGCGCAAGATCGCCCCGGCGATCGCGGCCGGCAACGCCGCGATCGTGAAGCCCGCGACGCTGACGCCGCTCACGACGCTGCTCGCGGTCGAGCTCGGCCGCCGCGCAGGCATCCCGGAGGAGCTCGTGCACGTCGTCACGACCTCCCGCTCCTCCGCCTTCAGCGAGGCGGTGCTGCGGGATCCGCGCGTGCGCAAGGTGTCGTTCACGGGCTCGACGCCCGTGGGCCGCACGCTGCTCGCGCTCGCCTCCGAGCAGGTGCTGCGCGCCTCGATGGAGCTGGGCGGCAACGCGCCGCTGCTCGTCTTCGACGACGCCGACCTCGAGCGCGCCGTCGAGGGCACGCTCGCGGCGAAGCTGCGCAACGGCGGCCAGTCGTGCGTGGGCGCCAACCGCATCTACGTGCAGGACGGGATCGCCGACGCCTTCGTCGAAGCGCTCGCCGAGCGGCTCGCCGGCATCCGCGTGGGCTCCGGCTTCGGGGAGGGCGTGCAGCTCGGACCGCTCATCGACGACCGCGCCGTGCGCTCGATGGCGGCGCTCACCGAGGACGCCGTCGCGCGCGGCGCCGAGCTGCGCACGGGCGGCTCGGCGATCGCCGGCGCGGGCCACTGGTTCCAGCCGACGCTGCTCGACCGCGTGCCGTCGGACTCGCGGATCGCGCAGACCGAGATCTTCGGCCCCATCGCGGCGGTGCAGCGCTTCTCGACCCAGGCCGAGGCGATCGCCCGCGCGAACGACACCGAGCTCGGGCTCGCGGGCTACGTCTTCACCGAGTCGCTCGACCGCGCGCTCGACGTCGCCGACCGCCTCGAGACCGGCATCGTCGGCATCAACCAGGGTGTGCCCTCGAACGCCGCGGCGCCCTTCGGCGGCATCAAGGCCTCCGGCATGGGCCGTGAGGGCGGCGCCGAGGGGCTCGAGGAGTACGAGAGCATCCGCTACTACAGCATCGCCCGCCGCCGCACGCGCTGAGGACGGCGTCGCTCGGGTCGCGCGTCCGGCGCGCGCCCGGCGACGTCTCGGGCGCGCCCTGCGCGCGCCCGGCCCGCGCGCGCCACAATCGGAGCATGCACCCGGGAGCCGCACCGTGACGAGCCCCTCGCGCGCGCCGAGACTGCTCTACGTCGAGGACGACGCCGAGATCGCGGCGATGACCTGCGAGGTGCTCGGCGAGCACTACGCGGTCGACCACGTGGTCGACGTGCGCGGCGCGCGCGAGCGGATCGCCGCCGACCGCTACGACCTCGTGCTCGCCGACCGCCGGCTGCCCGACGGCGACGGCCTCGACGTCGTCGCCGCGCTCCGGCGCGCCCGCATCACGACGCCGGTGCTGCTGCTCACGGCGCTCGACGCCGTGCGCGACCGCGTCGCGGGCCTCGACGCCGGCGCGAACGACTACCTCGCCAAGCCCTTCGACTTCGACGAGCTGCTCGCGCGGCTGCGCGCGCTGCGGCGCGGGTTCGCCGCGGGCGCCGAGCGCCGCGAGCTCGGCAGCTGGACCTTCGTGGCCGACCCCGCGGCGCTCTACGGCCCCGACGGCAGCCGGGTGCCGCTCACGGCGACCGAGGCCGCGCTGCTCTCGCTGCTCGCCGAGAGCCCCGACCACGTCTTCTCGCGCGACGAGATCCTCGCCTCGGTGCTGCGCGGCCAGTCGACCGGCTCGGTCGACGCGCTCGTGCACTACGTGCGGCGGAAGGCCGATCCCGGCATCGTCGACACCGTGCGCGGCCGCGGCTACCGGATCGGGGCGCCGTGAGCGCCGCGCCCGACCCCGACGAGCGTCGCGTGCGGCAGGCGGCGCTGCGCGTCGGCCTCTGGATCGCCGCGGCCTCCGCGGCCGCGATCGCCGTCGGCGTCGCCGTGCTGCTCGCCGCGGTGCTGGGGCGCTCGCGGCCCGAGCGGCACGAGGGCGGGCCCGTGCCCGACGGCGACCGCGTCGTCGTCGACGTCGACGACCTCGTGCCCGTCGTGCTGCTGCTGGCGCTCGCGGGCGTCGTCCTGCTCGCAGGCATCGCGGTGCTCGCCGCGCGGCGCGCCGTGCGCCCGCTCGCGGAGGCGCTGCGAGGGCAGCGCGCGTTCGTCTCCGATGCGAGCCACGAGCTGCGCACGCCGCTCACCGCGCTCTCGAGCCGCATCCAGATCGTCGAGCGCCGGCACGCGCGCGGCGAGCCGATCGACGAGCCGCTCGGGCGGCTGCGGCACGACGCCGCCGTCATGGACGACGTGCTCACCGACCTGCTGCTCGCGGCCGAGGGCGCCGGGGCTGCCGAGCGCAGCGCGGCCGTCGGCGCGGCGATGCGGGAGGCCGCGGCGCTGCTCGAGCCGCTCGGCGAGCCGCGCGGCGTCGCGATCGCGCTGCGCGACGAGGCCGGCGGGGCCGAGGTGCCGCTCGCGCCCGCGACCCTCTCGCGCGTGCTCGTCGCGCTCCTCGACAACGCCATCCAGCACGCACCCGACGGCTCGACCGTGACGCTCGCGGCGGCGATCGAGCACGACGGGATCGTGCTCCGCGTCGTCGATCGCGGCCGGGGGATCCCCGAGGCCGACCGGGAGCGGATCTTCGAGCGCTTCGCGCGCAGCGGCGAGCACGGCCGACGGCGCGGCTTCGGCATCGGGCTCGCGCTCGTGCGCCAGGCCGTGGAGCGCGCGGGCGGCGACGTGCGCGTCGAGGCGAGCTCGGCGGACGGCACGACCTTCCGCGTCGTCCTGCCCGCGGCGCACGCGCGCCGCTAGGCCGCCGCGGCCCCGACGACCTCGGCGGGCCCGCTCCACCGCCGCACGCGGCCCTCGGGCGCGACGACCAGGCCGCAGCGCGTGCTCGCCTCGGCGATCCAGCCCAGGTCGTCGGCACCCGCGACGACGGCCGCGGTCGCCCAGGCGTCCGCCTCGGTCAGCCCGTCGGCGACGACCGTCGCGGCGAGCGCTCCCCGGGCTGCCAGGCCCGTGCGGGGATCGATGATGTGCGCGCCGCGCTCGGCGGTGCCCGAGGTCGCGACGGCGCCGTCGACGACGTCGACGACGGCGAGGAGGCCGGCCCCGGCAGGTGCGCCGCCGCCCTGCCCCTCGGGGCGCCGCGGGTCGGCGATCCCGATGCGCCACGACCAGTCGGCCCCGGCCGCGGTCGCGAGCTGCAGGTCGCCGCCCGCGCCCATCCCCGCGGCGATCGCGCCGGGCGCCTCCAGCAGCGGCACGAGGCGCTCGCGCACGGCGCGCTCCACGGCCCAGCCCTTCGCGATGCCGGTCGGGTCGAAGGCGAGCGGATCACCGGGGCCGCGCCAGCCGGCGCTCACGAGGCCGCCCGTCGCGCGCTCGAGGGCGGCGCTCCGGGTCGCGAGCTCCCTCACGAGCGGGTGCGCGTCCTCGAGCCGCAGGCGACCGTCCGCGATCCGCCGCACCTCGGAGTCGTCGCGGTAGGTCGACGCGAGCCGGTCGATGAGGCGCATCTCCTCGACGGCGGCGTCGATCGCGCGCTCGACCGCGGGCACGAGCCGCGGCGCGGCCTCGGGCTCGAGGTGCACGTGGACGCTCAGCACCGTGCCCATCACCTGCTCGACGCGCACCACCCGGTGCGTCGGCAGGGTCATGCCCGGGCCTCGTCGAGCGCGCTCTGGAGCGACTGCTCGTAGCCGCGGCTCGTGAAGGTGGCGCCCGAGACCATCTGGACGTCGTCGCCCTGCGCCTCGAGCGTCGCGGCGACGAGCCGCGGCACCGCGAACTCGTTGATCTGACGATCGCGCGAGTTCGCGTCGGGGTAGGTCGGCACGTCGACGGCCGTGATGGTGCCGCCGCAGACGGTGATCGCCACCTGCACGGGGCCGTAGCGCGTCTGCACCGCGTCGCCCGTGTAGGTGCCGTCGGCGAGGCCTGATCCGGCTGCCGCGCCCGACGCGTCGCTCGAGGGTGCCGCCTGGCCTGTGCCGTCCTGGGCGGTGCCGGAGGCCGAGCCGGAGCCCGTGCCCGAGCTCGTGCCGGTGCCCGACGACGCGCTCGCGTCCGCCGCGCCGCCCTGGTCTGCGAGCACCTGCACCGCCTCGCCGGTGGAGGTGCGGTACCCCAGCAGCAGGACGAGCCCGGTCGCGGTGGCCAGCAGGCTGTAGATGATGCGCTTCATGGCGTGCTCCTCGGTCTCAGCTCGTGAAGGACTCGGCGTGGATGCGGGCGGGCGCGGCGCCCGCGCGCAGCAGGTCGGCGCGCAGTGCCGCGGACCAGTCGTCGGGGCCGCAGAGGAAGACGTCGACGTCGGCGAGGTCGCCCGCGATCGCGCGCAGCAGCGCCGCGCCGTCCCAGGCGCCCCAGTCGCTCGCGACCCACGACGAGCCGGCGCGGCTGCGCGGCCCGTCGAGCGGCACGTGGCGGAGGCCCCGGCGCTCGACGAGCTCGCGCACGTGCTCGGCGCCCACGGCCTCCTCGGGCGTGCGATCGCGCGTGACGAGCACCGCCTCGCCGGGCTCGAAGGCCTCGTCGTCGAGGATCGAGAGCAGCGGCGCGACGCCCGCACCCGCCCCGACCAGCAGCATGCGGCGGCCCTGCCGCGCATCCCCCGTCATGCGGCCCATCGGACCCTCGACGAGCACGCGCGTGCCGGGGCGGAGCGAGCGCAGCCGGCGGCTGCCGTCGCCCACGACGCGCGCGGCGATGACGAGCTCGCCCCTGCGGGGCGAGACCGCGAGCGAATAGGGGTTGCCGCGGGTCCATCCCGGGCCGTCGAGGAAGCGCCACACCAGGAACTGGCCCGCCCGCGCCCCGAGCCGCTCGATGGCGCGGCCGCCGATGCGCACGCGCACGCCGCGAGCGCCGTCGTCCTCGACCGCGACGACGCGCAGGTCGTGGCGCAGCGAGCGCCCGATGGGCAGCGCGATCCGCCACACGAGCACCGCGGCTGCGGTCGCGAGCCACAGCGCCCACCAGTAGCCGGCGGCGAGCGGCGTCGCGAGGTCGGTGCCCGTCCAGAGCATGTGCGGGATGGCGAGGGCCACGCCGAGGTAGCCGTAGAGGTGCAGCAGGTGCCAGGACTCGTAGCGCAGCCGCCGCCGGGCGCGGCGGGCCGAGGTCACCATGACGAGCACGAGCAGCAGCGTGCCCGCGGTCGCGAGCAGCATGCCGGGGTAGCCCCACACGAGCTCCCACAGCTGCACGAGGGGCTGGAGGCCGCTGTCGGCGGCGTAGCCGAGCACGAGGAGCACGATGTGCGCGACGAGCAGCCAGAACGACCACATGCCGACGACGCGGTGCATCCGCACCATGCCGGCGTGGCCGAGGCCGCGCTCGAAGAGCGGCACCCGCGCCATGAGGAGCACCTGGAGCAGCAGCAGGTTGGCCGAGACCAGTCCCGTGAGCCGACCGAGCGAGTCGAGGGTGCCCGCGGGGGCGCGCAGCAGCTCCTGCACGCCGCCGCCCGCGGACCAGAGCGTGGCGACGAGCGTGC
This genomic interval carries:
- a CDS encoding amino acid permease, which encodes MARIPGIGGRRARADRPATTEPPQGAAAEGAAAEAGAGKKLRSRHVTMITLGGIIGASLFVGSANIIATTGPAATLSYLIGGLLVFLAMRMLGEMAAARPAVGSFMEYARVGLGNWAAYVVGWLYWYFWVGVIAYEAVVGGGMLNSWFPALPAWAGSLILLAIFVTTNLISLRSFGETEFWLASIKVVAIVVFLAAGVLFVLGLWPDATLSVDNLWSHGGFMPNGFGVVLSSVALVLFSYFGTEIAVMAAAESEDPAKGVKQAAHTVIWRVMLFYVGAVLIIVTIVPWDELPSPDVIAPFSYVFDLFGVPGAETIMSLVIFTAVISVLNSGTYSASRMFAALAEQRLAPRAVAKRSSRGVPVLAVVASTVGGLVATVVNFLAPGSGIYEFIMNSTGLVALFVYVFIAVTQWRLRLRMTPEEREALTLKVWLFPWLNIVVILGAIGIVGIMLTTESGRTQVLTSCIAAGALVLFWPIVRRNLAAAGIRGGDAADPARAEEGAGAAGRAEHQ
- a CDS encoding LysR family transcriptional regulator, with protein sequence MLDLHRLTLLREVWLHGGITAAARALSYSHSAISQQLAQLERETGTQLLERVGRTARLTPVGVELVRNTEAILAAVERAEADLATAHERAQGVVTLAAFASISRIALPGVLARLREEYPGLDVRIRLSTPEEAAAQLVSHQVDAVLTDAFPGTADSLGSGVRSWLLARDPIRCYLPEGVDPGDLEQLRAVPWVMEPASAASTQWALRVCRELGVEPRIAHESSDVLFHLRMVEGGLAAAFLPDTVVREAGASLRPSDVLPADQHRSILFVARAGAHRHPALEALRHAVEREL
- a CDS encoding aspartate aminotransferase family protein translates to MTVTDATRAAAPGRLLDAPALWPAQAHTPTVIGRQLVIERGEGAYVVTADGRRLFDGTAGLWHANVGHAHPELARAAFEQMQRLETYHQFARYTNDRALALGERLAGISPIARPKVLLSSGGSDAVDLACKIARRHWQREGRSEKTVILSREFSYHGLHAYGTSIAGLDFNREGYGTDSLVPETARVPLHDLDALEATIAEIGAERIAAFVTEPVQGTGGVNPPRPGYFERLQRILREHDILLVLDEVITGFGRTGTMFAAERYGIEPDLLTFAKGVTSGYAPLGGVLAAPRIWEPFFIDAAETPVLRWGATYSGHATASAVALAHLDILERDALVPRVAALERVLELELAGLAARRPEVVEVRSAGLLGGVSLVDGLPAERVTDALVELGFISRPLRGNTLQLSPPFIVDDAEIVSFVAAIEHAIAEEAAR
- a CDS encoding NAD-dependent succinate-semialdehyde dehydrogenase produces the protein MTTTAPQQALVAADPERVANADRTIARMALPAEGLAVEDPSTGERIATIVDVDVDGALEAVAVADAAGRAWARTTPRQRADVLHAWYAMLIDRADELAHLIVREMGKPLAEARAEVQYAADFVRWYAEEAVRPRGDYRDAPGGGAQIVTRRSPVGLSVLITPWNFPLAMATRKIAPAIAAGNAAIVKPATLTPLTTLLAVELGRRAGIPEELVHVVTTSRSSAFSEAVLRDPRVRKVSFTGSTPVGRTLLALASEQVLRASMELGGNAPLLVFDDADLERAVEGTLAAKLRNGGQSCVGANRIYVQDGIADAFVEALAERLAGIRVGSGFGEGVQLGPLIDDRAVRSMAALTEDAVARGAELRTGGSAIAGAGHWFQPTLLDRVPSDSRIAQTEIFGPIAAVQRFSTQAEAIARANDTELGLAGYVFTESLDRALDVADRLETGIVGINQGVPSNAAAPFGGIKASGMGREGGAEGLEEYESIRYYSIARRRTR
- a CDS encoding response regulator transcription factor yields the protein MTSPSRAPRLLYVEDDAEIAAMTCEVLGEHYAVDHVVDVRGARERIAADRYDLVLADRRLPDGDGLDVVAALRRARITTPVLLLTALDAVRDRVAGLDAGANDYLAKPFDFDELLARLRALRRGFAAGAERRELGSWTFVADPAALYGPDGSRVPLTATEAALLSLLAESPDHVFSRDEILASVLRGQSTGSVDALVHYVRRKADPGIVDTVRGRGYRIGAP
- a CDS encoding sensor histidine kinase gives rise to the protein MSAAPDPDERRVRQAALRVGLWIAAASAAAIAVGVAVLLAAVLGRSRPERHEGGPVPDGDRVVVDVDDLVPVVLLLALAGVVLLAGIAVLAARRAVRPLAEALRGQRAFVSDASHELRTPLTALSSRIQIVERRHARGEPIDEPLGRLRHDAAVMDDVLTDLLLAAEGAGAAERSAAVGAAMREAAALLEPLGEPRGVAIALRDEAGGAEVPLAPATLSRVLVALLDNAIQHAPDGSTVTLAAAIEHDGIVLRVVDRGRGIPEADRERIFERFARSGEHGRRRGFGIGLALVRQAVERAGGDVRVEASSADGTTFRVVLPAAHARR
- a CDS encoding FAD:protein FMN transferase; translation: MTLPTHRVVRVEQVMGTVLSVHVHLEPEAAPRLVPAVERAIDAAVEEMRLIDRLASTYRDDSEVRRIADGRLRLEDAHPLVRELATRSAALERATGGLVSAGWRGPGDPLAFDPTGIAKGWAVERAVRERLVPLLEAPGAIAAGMGAGGDLQLATAAGADWSWRIGIADPRRPEGQGGGAPAGAGLLAVVDVVDGAVATSGTAERGAHIIDPRTGLAARGALAATVVADGLTEADAWATAAVVAGADDLGWIAEASTRCGLVVAPEGRVRRWSGPAEVVGAAAA
- a CDS encoding FMN-binding protein codes for the protein MKRIIYSLLATATGLVLLLGYRTSTGEAVQVLADQGGAADASASSGTGTSSGTGSGSASGTAQDGTGQAAPSSDASGAAAGSGLADGTYTGDAVQTRYGPVQVAITVCGGTITAVDVPTYPDANSRDRQINEFAVPRLVAATLEAQGDDVQMVSGATFTSRGYEQSLQSALDEARA
- a CDS encoding ferredoxin reductase family protein: MDILSQQRTGPAPAVGAVGAAPTAAPAPVVRTAPDRRREAWRLAAIAVIWVTSTLVATLWSAGGGVQELLRAPAGTLDSLGRLTGLVSANLLLLQVLLMARVPLFERGLGHAGMVRMHRVVGMWSFWLLVAHIVLLVLGYAADSGLQPLVQLWELVWGYPGMLLATAGTLLLVLVMVTSARRARRRLRYESWHLLHLYGYLGVALAIPHMLWTGTDLATPLAAGYWWALWLATAAAVLVWRIALPIGRSLRHDLRVVAVEDDGARGVRVRIGGRAIERLGARAGQFLVWRFLDGPGWTRGNPYSLAVSPRRGELVIAARVVGDGSRRLRSLRPGTRVLVEGPMGRMTGDARQGRRMLLVGAGAGVAPLLSILDDEAFEPGEAVLVTRDRTPEEAVGAEHVRELVERRGLRHVPLDGPRSRAGSSWVASDWGAWDGAALLRAIAGDLADVDVFLCGPDDWSAALRADLLRAGAAPARIHAESFTS